The Acidianus manzaensis genome has a window encoding:
- a CDS encoding CBS domain-containing protein, which produces MQNLSSTQREILLALVELYNKGKKMIKSKEVADMISKDEGTVRNIILSLKVLGLVESKPGPNGGYLPTLKAYEFIKNPTISPILDKLSLYRGNIETDIKVENVELMDVTNPSGNKVILKVTGDLRKIRSGDLVRLGPTPYSRLVIEGIVLNADDNRKEILIDVKRMISIPKEKVRNIIGKKLISLKPDMTLKDAAVILYKEGIRGAPVLGDGEKILGIITTADIIKAFFEGNYTSKVSDYMKTDVISIRDDEDVLEAIRKMIIYNVGRLLVVDIGQRVIGIVTRTDILKSIAGLEGLWGI; this is translated from the coding sequence ATGCAGAATCTATCATCTACACAAAGGGAGATACTTTTAGCATTAGTAGAACTATATAACAAAGGAAAAAAGATGATAAAAAGTAAAGAAGTTGCTGACATGATAAGTAAAGACGAGGGCACAGTTAGAAACATTATACTAAGCTTAAAAGTGCTAGGATTAGTTGAATCAAAGCCAGGGCCTAATGGTGGATATTTGCCTACATTAAAAGCTTATGAATTCATTAAAAATCCTACTATCTCTCCGATTTTAGATAAGTTAAGCTTGTATAGAGGTAATATAGAGACTGATATAAAAGTTGAAAATGTAGAATTAATGGACGTTACTAATCCATCGGGAAACAAGGTTATCCTTAAAGTCACCGGAGACTTAAGGAAAATAAGATCTGGAGATTTAGTAAGATTAGGACCAACACCTTACAGTAGACTAGTAATTGAAGGTATTGTACTAAATGCAGATGATAATAGAAAAGAAATTCTGATTGACGTGAAAAGGATGATAAGTATACCAAAAGAAAAAGTAAGAAACATAATAGGTAAGAAATTAATTTCTCTAAAACCTGATATGACACTTAAAGATGCTGCTGTTATTCTTTATAAGGAAGGGATTAGAGGGGCACCAGTCTTAGGAGACGGGGAGAAAATTTTAGGCATAATCACAACTGCTGATATTATTAAAGCATTTTTCGAAGGTAACTATACATCAAAAGTTTCAGATTACATGAAAACTGATGTAATTTCAATTAGAGATGATGAAGACGTATTAGAAGCTATAAGAAAAATGATAATATATAACGTTGGTAGATTATTAGTAGTTGATATAGGTCAAAGAGTGATTGGTATAGTAACTAGAACAGATATATTAAAGTCTATAGCTGGATTAGAAGGTTTATGGGGAATTTAA
- a CDS encoding DUF2192 domain-containing protein, which produces MVKELYKDRIKVINELWGKILDNWKSLNREQLIELIKFIYEQNGIKPFRGFKSSNLYEKELITVYVIGKEGLGLYTDYKDVFDHLFNTEEKYDEISSLITNFPEKAFEKANGDKDILARALRLLFIEVILSFADESKLSMALRKLDSSNNDAIKHTAKSFARFYTAFKLAEGIAEGIIRDKVNYIAMKKAISINIGIDYPLPKANYVALISQEVFNVKPKVIKKILEVSLKT; this is translated from the coding sequence ATGGTTAAAGAATTGTACAAGGATCGTATAAAGGTAATAAATGAGCTATGGGGTAAAATACTTGATAACTGGAAAAGCTTAAATAGAGAACAATTAATAGAACTTATTAAATTTATATATGAGCAAAATGGAATAAAACCATTTAGAGGTTTTAAATCTAGTAATTTGTACGAGAAAGAGTTAATAACAGTATATGTTATAGGTAAGGAAGGATTAGGACTTTATACAGATTATAAAGATGTTTTTGACCATTTATTTAATACAGAGGAAAAGTATGATGAGATCTCATCATTAATAACTAATTTTCCAGAAAAAGCATTCGAAAAAGCTAATGGAGATAAAGATATTCTAGCGAGAGCATTAAGGTTATTGTTTATTGAAGTTATTTTATCGTTTGCAGATGAAAGTAAATTGTCTATGGCATTAAGAAAACTTGATTCTTCTAATAACGATGCAATTAAACATACGGCTAAAAGTTTTGCTAGATTCTATACCGCTTTTAAATTAGCAGAAGGAATTGCAGAAGGCATAATTAGAGATAAAGTAAACTATATTGCGATGAAAAAAGCTATATCGATAAATATAGGCATAGATTATCCTTTACCCAAAGCGAATTATGTGGCTTTAATTTCTCAAGAAGTTTTCAATGTTAAACCAAAAGTTATCAAGAAAATTTTAGAAGTATCTCTAAAAACATAG
- a CDS encoding zinc-binding alcohol dehydrogenase family protein: MLSIIFNQGIIAEDIVEKPINKDFISIKPKKVLLSFIENSVYLGLLWIRPRTILGSIGIGKIYDVGIDVDPTLQGKEVLVLPYSEKYGGIGTEIDGLLTKNAVIPEDSIIPLPEHYTDKILLYPFFSIAKQIEEISKGESVLILGAGIIGILTYILLSKSTSDIALYSEVYSNIHGVKEITDTDKKWDIVVIATMHSWARYSAEKLLENNGKIIIPIFAKSWPPTCPNSNTIKVYPKKINGLFSEIEDVISDKFFEENIGYSDDIISSIPTSKRGVIVDIEKALR, translated from the coding sequence GTGCTATCAATTATATTTAACCAAGGTATTATAGCTGAAGATATTGTAGAAAAGCCAATAAATAAGGACTTTATTAGTATAAAACCCAAAAAAGTATTACTATCCTTCATAGAGAACTCAGTATACTTAGGTTTGCTTTGGATTAGACCACGGACTATTTTGGGAAGTATTGGAATAGGTAAGATCTATGATGTAGGAATAGATGTAGATCCCACTCTTCAAGGAAAAGAAGTTCTAGTTTTACCTTACTCTGAAAAGTATGGAGGAATAGGGACAGAAATAGATGGTTTACTAACTAAAAATGCAGTAATTCCAGAGGATTCAATAATTCCATTACCAGAACATTATACAGATAAAATATTATTATATCCATTTTTTTCTATTGCAAAACAGATAGAAGAAATTTCTAAAGGAGAAAGTGTACTAATATTAGGGGCAGGAATTATAGGAATACTTACATATATATTATTATCTAAATCTACTTCTGATATTGCATTATATTCTGAAGTCTATAGTAATATACATGGTGTTAAAGAAATAACTGATACAGATAAAAAATGGGATATAGTCGTAATAGCAACTATGCACAGCTGGGCAAGATATTCTGCTGAAAAATTACTAGAAAATAATGGAAAAATAATTATTCCTATATTTGCAAAATCATGGCCTCCTACATGCCCAAATAGTAATACAATAAAAGTATATCCGAAGAAAATAAATGGATTATTTTCTGAAATAGAGGATGTAATATCCGACAAGTTCTTTGAAGAAAATATAGGATATTCAGATGATATTATCTCATCTATACCAACATCAAAAAGAGGAGTAATAGTTGATATAGAGAAAGCTTTACGTTAA